In one window of Serinus canaria isolate serCan28SL12 chromosome 18, serCan2020, whole genome shotgun sequence DNA:
- the PSMD12 gene encoding 26S proteasome non-ATPase regulatory subunit 12, translating to MADGGAERADGRIVKMEVDYSATVDQRLPECERLAQEGRLQEVIENLLSLEKQTRTASDMVSTSRILVAIVKMCYEAKDWDALNENIILLSKRRSQLKQAVAKMVQQCCTYVEEITDLPVKLRLIDTLRMVTEGKIYVEIERARLTKTLATIKEQNGEVKEAASILQELQVETYGSMEKKERVEFILEQMRLCLAVKDYIRTQIISKKINTKFFQEENTEKLKLKYYNLMIQLDQHEGSYLSICKHYRAIYDTPCIQAESEKWQQALKSVVLYVILSPYDNEQSDLVHRISSDKKLEEIPKYKDLLKLFTTMELMRWSALVEEYGKELREGSLDSPATDVFGCTEEGEKRWKDLKNRVVEHNIRIMAKYYTRITMKRMAQLLDLSVDESEEFLSNLVVNKTIFAKVDRLAGIINFQRPKDPNNILNDWSHKLNSLMALVNKTTHLIAKEEMIHNLQ from the exons ATGGCGGACGGCGGCGCGGAGCGGGCCGATGGCCGCATCGTCAAAATGGAGGTGGATTACAGCGCGACCGTGGACCAGAGGCTGCCCGAGTGCGAGCGGCTGGCGCAG GAAGGAAGATTGCAAGAAGTCATTGAAAACCTTCTCtccctggaaaaacaaacacgGACG GCTTCTGACATGGTCTCCACATCCCGAATCTTAGTTGCCATAGTGAAAATGTGTTACGAAGCTAAAGACTGGGATGCtcttaatgaaaatattattcttcTATCAAAGAGAAGAAGTCAGTTAAAACAG GCAGTTGCTAAAATggtccagcagtgctgcacttACGTTGAAGAAATCACGGACTTACCAGTCAAACTGCGCTTAATCGACACGCTGCGAATggtcacagaaggaaaa ATCTACGTGGAAATCGAACGCGCTCGCTTGACAAAGACACTTGCAACAATAAAGGAGCAGAACGGGGAGGTGAAAGAGGCTGCCTCGATTCTACAGGAGTTGCAG gTGGAAACCTATGGTtcaatggaaaagaaagaacgTGTAGAATTTATCTTGGAGCAGATGAGACTCTGTCTAGCTGTAAAGGACTATATTCGGACTCAAATTatcagcaaaaaaattaatacaaaattttttcaagaagaaaacacagaa AAACTAAAGTTGAAATACTACAACTTAATGATCCAGCTGGATCAACATGAAGGCTCCTACCTCTCCATCTGTAAGCACTACAGAGCCATTTATGACACTCCCTGTATCCAGGCTGAAAGTGAAAAGTGGCAACAG GCACTGAAGAGCGTTGTTCTTTATGTTATTCTTTCACCTTATGACAATGAACAGTCTGATCTGGTGCACAGAATTAGTAGTGACAAAAAGCTAGAAGAAATCCCCAAGTATAA AGACCTCCTAAAATTATTTACCACCATGGAGCTGATGAGGTGGAGTGCCCTAGTTGAAGAATATGGGAAGGAATTGAGAGAAGGATCCCTTGACAGTCCTGCAACAGATGTTTTTGGCTGTACAGAGGAAGGtgaaaagagatggaaagattTAAAGAACAGAGTTGTGGAACAT AATATTAGAATAATGGCTAAGTATTATACCAGAATTACAATGAAGAGAatggcacagctcctggatCTGTCCGTTGAT GAATCGGAGGAGTTCTTGTCTAACCTAGTAGTTAATAAAACCATCTTTGCTAAAGTAGACAGGCTGGCAGGAATTATCAATTTCCAGAGGCCTAAGGACCCAAACAATATACTCAATGACTGGTCTCACAAGCTCAACTCCCTCATGGCCCTAGTTAACAAAACCACACATCTCATTGCCAAAGAAGAGATGATCCATAACCTGCAGTAA